One Endozoicomonas gorgoniicola DNA window includes the following coding sequences:
- a CDS encoding restriction endonuclease subunit S encodes MKFGDFVEVNPLVSLGRKKEYSFVEMANVAPGYRFVEPGQKRVLKGSGAKFEDGDTLFARITPCLENGKIAQVERLEGAVGFGSTEFFVFRGKEGVSDSDFVYYLSLSDAIRLPAQKSMTGASGRQRADIEAIKNIDLSFLDNLSLPNQKQLASVLSNYDFFLKNNSRRIAILEEMAQSLYREWFVHFRFPGHEQAKFIDSMMGQVPYGWQIISASKAIQVNPKTKLAKEGEKPFVPMSGLSEDSMLIGDIQMKSGNSGAKYMNGDTLFSRITPCLQNGKIGYVQYLDEVNPVGFGSTEFIVLRETELLTSEFIYLLARSMPFRENAIKSMTGATGRQRVQNACFDSFKLALPPKALLEKFTESVQPMFKSIFNLTRRNENLKQQRDMLLPKLISGQIQL; translated from the coding sequence ATGAAATTTGGTGATTTTGTTGAAGTTAACCCTTTGGTTTCTTTAGGCAGAAAAAAAGAATATTCATTTGTTGAAATGGCTAATGTTGCTCCCGGCTACCGGTTTGTAGAGCCCGGTCAGAAAAGGGTGCTCAAAGGAAGTGGTGCAAAATTTGAAGATGGAGATACTCTGTTCGCAAGAATAACGCCTTGTCTTGAAAATGGAAAAATAGCTCAAGTTGAAAGACTTGAAGGCGCTGTGGGGTTTGGTTCCACAGAGTTTTTCGTTTTTCGTGGTAAAGAAGGTGTATCTGACTCTGACTTTGTGTATTACTTATCGCTATCTGATGCAATTCGCTTACCAGCTCAGAAGAGTATGACCGGCGCATCAGGAAGACAGAGAGCAGACATAGAGGCAATCAAAAATATTGATCTTTCCTTTCTTGATAATCTCTCTTTGCCAAATCAAAAGCAATTAGCCTCTGTGCTCTCAAACTATGATTTCTTTCTTAAAAACAACAGTCGTCGTATAGCCATTCTGGAAGAAATGGCCCAGTCCCTTTATCGAGAGTGGTTTGTTCACTTTCGCTTTCCTGGGCATGAGCAGGCAAAATTTATTGATTCTATGATGGGTCAAGTACCCTATGGTTGGCAGATTATCTCTGCATCAAAAGCAATTCAAGTCAACCCAAAAACAAAGCTTGCCAAGGAAGGTGAAAAGCCATTTGTACCTATGAGTGGATTATCTGAAGACTCTATGCTGATTGGGGATATTCAGATGAAGTCAGGCAACAGCGGGGCAAAATACATGAATGGTGACACGCTGTTCTCCCGGATTACCCCTTGTCTGCAAAACGGTAAAATTGGCTATGTTCAGTATCTTGATGAAGTAAATCCTGTCGGTTTCGGTTCCACAGAATTTATTGTTCTGAGAGAAACAGAGCTTTTAACCTCCGAATTTATTTACTTGCTAGCCCGTTCCATGCCCTTCAGAGAAAACGCAATCAAAAGTATGACAGGAGCGACAGGCCGGCAAAGGGTTCAGAATGCCTGCTTTGATAGCTTTAAGTTAGCTTTGCCACCAAAAGCGCTACTGGAAAAGTTCACAGAGTCTGTACAGCCGATGTTCAAGAGCATTTTTAACCTGACTCGACGGAACGAAAACCTCAAGCAACAACGAGACATGCTCCTCCCCAAACTCATCTCAGGTCAAATACAGCTGTAA
- a CDS encoding TniB family NTP-binding protein yields MNELYDRYDNITAEQDEKRLKVKNCYISSPNLARILADIHRCRNMSKGSEYPECMLVLGEPGSGKTTLIREYLRLNPNREESERSIINVFSSEFPDKTVPREAAICFLQDLGHELSSRGLTEPELTRLLTNLMTHCGVQISLLDEFQHLIETKSYEVLEDVAKWIKILINRSNLPVVLFGMPYSNIILNCDDALAGRFMIQRKIEPFRIINKEQRQEFRAFLKVFNDSLPFSKKPGLHKLEFYSRLFAFSKGNMRRLRVLINYAAEEAILNQDDELNMEHFKAGYHYYMQNITEKDQIDSTEKIESQPNPFDVPVEELEFKQMESASYWKMDARKGEPRIAQAKYTRAVPLRSIEPLRSLLKRR; encoded by the coding sequence ATGAATGAACTCTATGATCGGTATGACAACATAACAGCTGAACAAGATGAAAAACGCCTCAAAGTAAAGAATTGCTACATCAGTTCTCCCAATCTGGCTCGTATTCTGGCAGACATACATCGATGCAGGAATATGTCGAAAGGAAGTGAATACCCAGAGTGCATGCTGGTGCTTGGAGAACCCGGTTCAGGAAAAACTACCCTTATAAGGGAATATTTACGACTAAACCCCAATAGAGAGGAATCCGAGCGGTCTATTATCAATGTTTTTTCCAGTGAATTCCCTGACAAAACGGTTCCAAGGGAAGCCGCTATCTGCTTTTTGCAGGACCTTGGTCACGAACTCTCATCCAGAGGGCTTACAGAACCAGAGCTAACAAGATTATTGACCAATTTGATGACTCATTGCGGCGTTCAGATCAGCCTGTTAGATGAATTTCAACATCTGATCGAGACAAAATCTTATGAGGTGCTTGAAGATGTGGCGAAGTGGATAAAAATCCTGATTAATAGATCAAACCTTCCTGTTGTCCTCTTTGGTATGCCTTACAGTAATATTATTCTTAACTGTGATGACGCTCTTGCTGGTCGATTTATGATCCAGAGGAAGATCGAGCCGTTTCGGATTATAAATAAAGAACAGCGACAAGAATTCCGAGCATTCTTGAAAGTATTTAACGACAGTTTGCCATTTTCAAAAAAGCCTGGACTACATAAGCTGGAGTTTTATTCTCGGCTTTTCGCTTTCTCTAAAGGTAATATGAGAAGGTTGAGAGTTCTAATAAATTATGCCGCCGAAGAAGCAATCTTGAATCAGGATGATGAGCTAAATATGGAGCACTTTAAGGCGGGCTATCACTACTATATGCAGAATATTACTGAAAAGGATCAGATTGATTCTACTGAAAAAATAGAAAGCCAGCCTAACCCATTTGATGTACCTGTTGAGGAACTGGAGTTCAAGCAAATGGAGTCTGCATCTTACTGGAAAATGGATGCACGCAAGGGGGAACCTCGTATAGCCCAAGCAAAGTATACTCGAGCCGTACCGCTGCGTTCTATTGAACCACTGCGATCTTTATTGAAACGCAGATAA
- a CDS encoding class I SAM-dependent DNA methyltransferase has translation MSDFKLIQQLETRLWSAADNLRANSGLTAQEYSRPVLGLIFLRYAEYRFSEAKKRLEAKASTRRRRSGGDIRTLIQAEGAMFVPDEALYSSLLELPEDRSVGLAVNAAMKALEAENEAIKDALPKTYTRFEDDILKDLLKTFAGIRFDLGTDVFGRIYEYFLNEFAKSEGQGGGEFFTPSPLVRLITQVLEPYHGKVFDPACGSGGMFVSSAAFVEEHNRNASDELSIFGQEKTGDTVRLSKMNLAVHGLQGDVREGNSYYEDIHRCAGAFDYVMANPPFNVDKIQKERLEDDKKRFPFGMPRNDNGNYIWIQMFYAALNKTGRAGFVMANSASDARGSELEIRQKLIETGAVDVMVAVSSNFFYTVTLPCTLWFFDKNKQEQNTDAKDGGSTDNAGAIASKDNVLFIDARHIFRQVTRAVRDYTSEQLTFIANIVKLYRGEQPDHTFVENHPDDNNDGSWSLDSYFPEGKYKDIAGLCKVATLDEIEAQGWSLNAGRYVGVAQGEEEHDEDFAAKLEALQEELEVLNASARQLEQKIGLNLSKILEAV, from the coding sequence ATGTCCGATTTTAAACTAATCCAGCAACTGGAAACACGACTCTGGTCAGCTGCCGATAACCTTCGCGCTAACAGCGGTCTTACGGCTCAAGAGTATTCCCGGCCGGTGCTGGGGCTGATCTTTTTGCGTTATGCTGAGTACCGGTTCTCGGAAGCTAAAAAGCGGTTGGAAGCGAAGGCTTCAACCCGTCGGCGTCGCAGTGGTGGGGATATCCGTACCTTGATCCAGGCTGAAGGGGCGATGTTTGTTCCTGATGAGGCTTTGTACTCCAGTCTGCTTGAATTGCCGGAAGATCGTTCTGTGGGGCTGGCTGTTAATGCGGCTATGAAAGCTCTGGAAGCTGAGAACGAAGCCATCAAGGATGCTCTGCCAAAAACCTATACCCGCTTTGAAGACGATATTCTGAAAGACCTGCTAAAAACCTTTGCCGGTATCCGCTTTGATCTGGGTACTGATGTGTTTGGTCGTATTTATGAATACTTCCTCAATGAATTCGCCAAAAGCGAAGGTCAGGGTGGCGGTGAGTTCTTCACACCTTCCCCACTGGTACGTTTGATTACTCAAGTTCTTGAGCCTTACCATGGCAAAGTGTTTGATCCTGCCTGTGGTTCTGGCGGTATGTTTGTGTCCAGTGCGGCGTTTGTGGAAGAGCATAACCGTAACGCGTCCGATGAGCTTTCCATTTTTGGTCAGGAAAAAACCGGTGACACCGTGCGGCTGTCAAAGATGAACTTGGCAGTACATGGTTTGCAGGGCGATGTTCGGGAAGGTAACTCCTACTATGAAGATATCCACAGATGTGCCGGAGCCTTTGATTATGTGATGGCGAATCCTCCATTTAATGTGGATAAGATTCAGAAAGAGCGGCTGGAAGACGATAAAAAGCGTTTCCCCTTTGGTATGCCCCGCAATGATAACGGTAACTATATCTGGATTCAGATGTTCTATGCAGCTCTGAACAAAACAGGTCGCGCTGGTTTTGTTATGGCAAACTCTGCCAGTGATGCCCGTGGTTCGGAGCTGGAAATTCGACAGAAGCTGATTGAGACCGGGGCTGTGGATGTGATGGTGGCTGTATCCAGTAACTTCTTTTACACCGTAACCCTGCCCTGTACGCTCTGGTTTTTTGATAAGAACAAGCAGGAACAGAATACGGACGCCAAGGATGGCGGAAGTACTGACAATGCAGGAGCAATTGCCAGTAAAGATAACGTTCTGTTTATTGATGCCCGCCATATTTTCCGTCAGGTGACTCGTGCTGTACGGGATTACACCTCCGAACAACTGACGTTTATTGCCAATATCGTCAAGCTTTATCGGGGTGAGCAGCCAGATCATACTTTCGTTGAAAATCACCCTGATGATAACAATGATGGCAGCTGGTCTCTCGACTCGTATTTTCCTGAAGGAAAATACAAGGATATTGCCGGACTCTGTAAGGTGGCCACGCTTGATGAAATTGAAGCTCAGGGGTGGAGTTTAAATGCTGGGCGTTATGTAGGTGTTGCTCAGGGTGAAGAGGAGCACGATGAAGACTTTGCTGCCAAGCTGGAGGCTTTGCAGGAAGAACTGGAAGTGCTCAATGCAAGCGCTCGTCAACTTGAACAGAAAATCGGACTGAATCTCTCCAAAATACTGGAGGCAGTATGA
- the cas6f gene encoding type I-F CRISPR-associated endoribonuclease Cas6/Csy4: MTRHAFGIQFEAGSNNELLVGRCLKILHGFQCRHSINSIGVTFPENSHETIGAIIAFVSLDQSFLLQLMAQEYYQQMQRLQKFLIHDIVAVPDNVLEVRYSRDSKRDKQCAGGRQRSIRRGQRIAENAGYQYQPRRNTVVSERQNHFFYNIPITSSSNCSQVYYLRIQRHIAEDFVCNSYTSYGLGNKTDKRGSVPDRLPFKK; encoded by the coding sequence ATGACACGCCATGCCTTTGGTATTCAGTTTGAGGCTGGATCAAATAATGAGCTGTTAGTTGGAAGGTGCTTAAAAATCCTTCATGGATTCCAGTGTAGGCACAGTATCAACAGCATTGGTGTTACGTTTCCGGAAAATAGTCATGAAACTATTGGTGCAATAATCGCATTTGTTTCATTAGATCAATCATTTTTACTGCAACTAATGGCTCAAGAATACTACCAACAAATGCAGAGGCTCCAGAAATTTTTAATTCACGACATAGTAGCGGTCCCTGACAACGTCTTAGAGGTGCGTTACTCACGAGACAGTAAACGTGACAAACAATGCGCGGGAGGTCGGCAACGCAGCATAAGACGTGGGCAGCGAATAGCAGAGAATGCAGGTTATCAATATCAACCTCGAAGAAATACAGTGGTTTCAGAACGGCAAAATCATTTTTTTTATAATATTCCTATAACCAGCTCTAGCAATTGTTCTCAAGTCTATTATCTGCGAATACAACGACATATAGCTGAAGATTTTGTGTGTAATAGCTATACGAGTTATGGCTTGGGAAATAAAACTGATAAGCGAGGATCGGTGCCTGACCGACTTCCTTTCAAAAAATAA
- a CDS encoding DUF262 and DUF1524 domain-containing protein — protein MKATETRLFKFLQKSAQFIIPIYQRQYSWNSAQCEQLWNDIYRAGSSELEGHFIGSVVYVERSLYSHSDVPELLVIDGQQRLTSNSLLIAALSHEIDRRNQNAEQKIVIEGTNPKKLKNYYLCNVEEDGELYYKLVLTKSDNEALHQIVDGKTEIKEESRHRVELNYRFFANKLANLSQEELGFIYKGLQKLIIVDIALDKDKDDPQLIFESLNSTGLALSQADLIRNYVLMKQDIKEQNRLYKDYWFPMERNFGHGEHSSQFNAFMRDFLTIKTGNTPRQDAVYEGFKSYVAQSVESIQDIVADVYRYSSYYVAFALGTEEEPALKQAFKDLNAYKVDVAYPLVLEMYNDYDHKVLSLDEFVECVRYIESYAFRRLVCLIPTNSMNKTFARFSKDLKKDRYVESFKAAFLLLTGNRRMPLDEEFKRCLQTKDMYNMRSKAYWLRRLENYKRKETVQVSNYTIEHVMPQNPELSQTWQAELGANWQEVHETYLHTLGNLTLTGYNSELSDKPFQEKQSMEGGFADSPLRLNKFLAKCSTWNEAAILDRAKELSETMVKVWPCPVLDDEILATYRQPEVKSAYSLEDHPYLNKEPVKSLYQKLRTQVLELDEDVKEEFLKKYVAFKLDTNFVDVVPQASGLRLSLNMKFDQVIDPHRRCRDISNVGRWGNGEVEIKMSEVSELDYVIELVQQALDLQVGE, from the coding sequence ATGAAAGCCACGGAAACGCGACTATTCAAGTTTTTGCAAAAATCTGCCCAGTTCATTATTCCCATCTACCAGCGTCAGTACAGCTGGAATTCAGCCCAGTGTGAGCAGTTGTGGAACGATATTTATCGTGCCGGATCTTCGGAGCTTGAAGGTCACTTTATCGGCTCTGTCGTTTATGTTGAGCGCAGTCTATACAGCCACAGTGATGTGCCTGAGCTGTTGGTGATTGATGGTCAGCAACGTCTGACTTCTAACAGCCTATTGATTGCGGCCCTGTCACACGAGATCGATCGCCGTAACCAGAATGCTGAGCAAAAAATTGTTATTGAAGGCACTAATCCCAAAAAGCTGAAAAATTACTATCTCTGCAACGTTGAGGAAGACGGTGAGCTGTACTACAAGCTGGTACTGACCAAAAGTGACAATGAGGCTCTGCACCAGATTGTTGATGGTAAGACAGAGATAAAAGAGGAATCGAGGCATCGGGTCGAGCTGAATTATCGCTTCTTCGCCAACAAGCTGGCAAACCTTAGCCAGGAAGAACTCGGCTTTATCTATAAAGGACTGCAAAAGCTGATTATTGTCGATATCGCTCTGGACAAAGACAAGGACGATCCGCAGCTGATTTTTGAAAGTCTGAACTCTACCGGTCTGGCACTCAGCCAGGCGGATCTGATTCGCAACTATGTGTTGATGAAGCAGGATATAAAGGAGCAGAACCGCCTTTACAAAGATTACTGGTTCCCCATGGAGAGGAACTTTGGCCATGGTGAGCATAGCTCGCAATTTAATGCTTTTATGCGTGACTTCCTCACCATAAAAACCGGTAATACACCACGCCAGGATGCGGTGTATGAAGGCTTTAAAAGCTATGTAGCACAGAGTGTCGAAAGTATTCAGGATATTGTGGCGGATGTTTATCGCTATTCCTCCTACTACGTGGCTTTTGCACTGGGTACAGAGGAAGAACCAGCCCTGAAACAGGCATTTAAAGATTTGAATGCTTACAAGGTGGATGTGGCGTATCCGCTGGTTCTGGAGATGTATAACGACTATGACCACAAAGTCCTGAGTCTGGATGAATTTGTGGAGTGCGTTCGCTATATCGAAAGCTATGCCTTCCGTCGGCTGGTGTGCTTGATTCCAACGAATTCCATGAATAAAACCTTTGCCCGGTTCAGTAAGGATTTAAAGAAAGATCGCTATGTGGAAAGCTTTAAGGCAGCTTTCCTGCTATTGACGGGCAACCGTCGTATGCCACTGGATGAAGAGTTCAAGCGCTGTTTGCAAACCAAAGATATGTATAACATGCGCAGCAAGGCTTACTGGCTGCGTCGACTGGAAAATTATAAGCGCAAGGAAACAGTTCAGGTATCGAACTACACCATTGAGCATGTAATGCCCCAGAATCCGGAGTTGTCACAAACCTGGCAGGCTGAGCTGGGGGCAAACTGGCAGGAAGTTCACGAAACTTATCTGCACACTCTGGGCAACCTGACCCTGACAGGCTACAACTCCGAATTGAGCGACAAGCCTTTTCAGGAAAAGCAAAGCATGGAAGGTGGTTTTGCCGACAGTCCGCTGCGGCTGAACAAGTTCCTGGCAAAGTGTTCGACATGGAATGAGGCCGCAATTCTTGACCGAGCCAAAGAACTGAGTGAAACCATGGTAAAGGTTTGGCCCTGCCCTGTGCTGGATGACGAAATCCTTGCCACCTATCGACAGCCGGAAGTGAAGTCGGCTTATAGCCTTGAAGATCACCCTTACCTCAATAAAGAGCCAGTGAAATCCCTGTATCAGAAGCTCAGAACCCAGGTACTGGAACTGGATGAGGATGTGAAGGAAGAGTTTCTGAAAAAGTATGTTGCCTTTAAGCTGGACACCAATTTTGTTGATGTGGTGCCACAGGCTTCTGGCTTGCGCCTCTCCCTGAATATGAAGTTTGACCAGGTTATCGATCCGCATCGGCGTTGCAGGGATATCAGCAACGTAGGACGCTGGGGTAATGGTGAGGTAGAAATCAAAATGTCGGAAGTGAGTGAGCTGGATTATGTTATAGAGCTGGTTCAGCAGGCTTTGGATTTGCAGGTTGGGGAGTAA
- a CDS encoding TnsA endonuclease N-terminal domain-containing protein, which yields MESPIEFDACYDLESRQDIASFEAQPTGYEYDNFGKKGKYTPDFGATYTESDKEGRIEVKSDEEADSRKFKEVFIQKQAAADRLNTPLQLLKASDIRKEPLLSNLKLLYKYQTAEELNDHHYALLDLINAQGPLAIKDLPDISGIEKMYCYPVVYDLLARGALVTESPLESTPLNSQAVVRCSHEQIY from the coding sequence GTGGAATCCCCTATCGAATTTGATGCATGCTACGATCTTGAATCTCGTCAGGATATAGCCTCTTTTGAAGCTCAGCCAACAGGGTATGAGTATGATAACTTCGGCAAAAAAGGAAAATATACCCCTGATTTTGGGGCTACCTACACAGAGTCAGACAAGGAAGGAAGAATTGAGGTTAAATCTGATGAAGAAGCAGATAGTCGAAAGTTCAAAGAGGTTTTTATCCAAAAGCAGGCCGCTGCCGATAGATTGAACACCCCTCTTCAGCTATTGAAAGCGTCCGATATAAGAAAAGAACCTCTACTCAGCAATCTAAAACTTCTCTACAAATACCAAACAGCAGAAGAACTTAATGATCATCATTATGCTCTTCTTGACCTGATAAACGCACAAGGCCCCTTAGCGATCAAAGATTTGCCTGACATTTCCGGCATAGAAAAAATGTATTGTTATCCAGTGGTATATGACCTTCTGGCAAGAGGCGCATTGGTCACTGAGTCACCTTTGGAATCAACCCCTCTCAATAGTCAGGCAGTCGTTAGGTGCAGTCATGAGCAGATTTATTGA
- a CDS encoding Mu transposase C-terminal domain-containing protein: MSRFIEGTKIRLEALDGDKHEYVLAAREGENIRLESLLEEDRSTTLSLSGLQDALKSGRIEFISSSGDEEKKMSEDLMVFTEEERNETLKKYKYLMGLIDRGIQYWSPQYIEDLLPEVAAELGDKKPPSWRTICRWHSNYVKAGYSIRGLYSATFKKGNRKSRLKEEVEKCVKKAVDYYSSEHRPTKKAAYKRLENALEEVNGLRRSKDIKELPVPSYRAFLDRLEKLTPYEKKSARYGKRKAKIEFSPIAEGVKTTRVMERVCVDHTKLDLFVVDSETLMPIGRPWLTLAIDEYSRSIVGFYISFRDPDFIVLIKLIRNIIQQKSSILEQYSFLENEWLCYGVPELFIFDNGKEFWCDDLEVVLAELNIQYAFNPVQHPWFKGKVERKFGTVNTQLLSQMEGKTFSSLAERDDYNPKENAVIRFNTFVEIFYKWVVDEYQIAQTTEGKIIPNLYWKKSVEEFPPKLVEADRLNIVLGRTEESKLRKGGIFYKKIRYDSEQLASYRARAGSVMTSYKVDPDDLSSIYVFNKLDRKYIRVEAIDQDYACRFNEVQHDVHMTYARKNTEGSYNHQDVVRASLEIERRIQEEANSWNISSTAPVSSTTALAKYLDIAQDANSSLNEGLKAISSPPKKNKEQEPPTASAADFELEDDEEIDTTGWRSNV; the protein is encoded by the coding sequence ATGAGCAGATTTATTGAAGGCACTAAAATCAGACTGGAAGCACTCGATGGTGACAAACATGAATATGTACTTGCTGCTCGGGAAGGAGAAAATATCAGACTTGAAAGCCTTTTGGAGGAAGACAGAAGCACCACACTTTCATTGTCAGGGCTTCAGGATGCACTAAAGAGTGGGCGAATAGAGTTTATAAGTTCTTCCGGTGACGAAGAAAAAAAAATGTCGGAAGATTTGATGGTTTTTACAGAAGAAGAGCGTAATGAAACCCTTAAAAAATATAAATATCTCATGGGGCTGATTGATAGAGGCATTCAATACTGGAGCCCACAGTATATAGAGGATCTACTACCTGAAGTAGCTGCTGAGCTAGGGGACAAAAAGCCTCCCAGCTGGCGAACAATATGTCGATGGCATAGCAACTATGTTAAAGCTGGCTATTCCATTAGAGGGCTGTATTCCGCGACTTTCAAAAAAGGGAATCGGAAAAGCCGGCTGAAAGAAGAAGTTGAAAAGTGCGTTAAGAAAGCTGTTGATTATTACTCCAGCGAGCATAGACCGACAAAGAAAGCCGCTTATAAAAGGCTCGAAAACGCCCTTGAAGAAGTTAATGGATTAAGAAGAAGTAAAGATATTAAGGAACTGCCGGTTCCAAGCTATCGAGCATTTCTTGATAGGCTGGAAAAATTAACACCCTATGAAAAAAAATCGGCCAGATACGGAAAGAGAAAGGCCAAAATAGAATTTTCTCCTATTGCTGAAGGTGTGAAAACAACTAGAGTAATGGAGAGGGTATGCGTTGACCACACCAAGCTTGATCTGTTTGTGGTTGATTCAGAAACACTAATGCCCATAGGCAGGCCTTGGCTCACACTTGCTATAGATGAATATTCTCGATCCATTGTTGGCTTCTACATTTCTTTTCGTGATCCCGATTTTATAGTTCTAATCAAACTAATAAGAAACATCATACAACAAAAAAGCAGTATATTAGAGCAATACTCATTCCTTGAAAATGAGTGGCTTTGCTACGGAGTTCCTGAGTTATTTATTTTTGATAATGGCAAAGAGTTCTGGTGTGATGACCTTGAAGTGGTTTTGGCTGAATTAAATATACAATATGCATTCAACCCAGTTCAGCATCCTTGGTTCAAAGGAAAAGTCGAAAGAAAATTCGGAACTGTAAACACACAACTTCTATCTCAGATGGAAGGCAAAACATTCTCATCACTAGCAGAAAGGGATGACTATAACCCTAAAGAAAATGCAGTTATTCGGTTTAACACTTTTGTCGAAATTTTTTATAAGTGGGTAGTTGATGAATACCAAATAGCACAAACTACAGAAGGAAAAATCATTCCAAATTTATATTGGAAGAAATCAGTGGAAGAGTTTCCTCCAAAGTTAGTTGAGGCCGACAGGCTGAATATTGTTCTTGGCCGAACAGAGGAAAGTAAATTAAGAAAAGGTGGCATTTTTTACAAAAAAATCCGTTATGATTCTGAGCAACTTGCTAGCTATAGAGCTAGGGCAGGTAGTGTAATGACTAGCTATAAGGTTGATCCTGACGACTTAAGTTCAATATATGTCTTCAATAAACTCGACCGAAAATATATCAGAGTTGAAGCGATTGATCAGGATTATGCTTGTCGGTTCAATGAAGTACAGCATGACGTTCATATGACTTATGCCAGGAAGAATACTGAGGGAAGTTATAACCATCAGGATGTTGTAAGGGCCAGTCTGGAAATTGAACGCAGAATTCAGGAAGAAGCGAATAGCTGGAATATTAGCTCAACAGCTCCTGTCAGCTCCACCACCGCATTAGCGAAATATTTGGACATTGCACAAGATGCAAATTCAAGTCTGAACGAAGGTCTGAAAGCTATATCTTCTCCCCCCAAAAAAAACAAAGAGCAGGAACCCCCTACTGCTTCAGCTGCTGACTTTGAATTAGAAGACGATGAGGAGATTGATACAACTGGATGGCGGAGCAATGTGTGA